One genomic window of Caenorhabditis elegans chromosome I includes the following:
- the K12C11.1 gene encoding Xaa-Pro dipeptidase (Confirmed by transcript evidence), whose protein sequence is MTFQLSEKTFKVPVDLFTENRHRLVDALKSKVPANSVVLLQGGVEKNRYNTDAADLPFRQESYFFWTFGVNESEFYGAIDVRSGGKTTLFAPRLDPSYAIWDGKINNEQFFKEKYAVDEVVFNDKTTTIAEKLKELSAKHVYLLRAENTDSGDVLAEPKFAGSGDFQLDTELLYKEMAELRVVKTEKEIGVMRYASKIASEAHRAAMKHMRPGLYEYQLESLFRHTSYYHGGCRHLAYTCIAATGCNGSVLHYGHANAPNDKFIKDGDMCLFDMGPEYNCYASDITTSFPSNGKFTEKQKIVYNAVLAANLAVLKAAKPGVRWTDMHILSEKVILEHLKQAGLIVGDIDKAVEARVGAVFMPHGLGHLIGLDVHDCGGYMGDATPRSTLPGLKSLRTTRTLMERMAITIEPGCYFIDFLLNEALADPKKSEFLVKSEIDKYRGSGGVRIEDDVIIRASGNENLSDLPRTVEEIENFMASGGEWTEKVIESRVSDFLSK, encoded by the exons ATGACATTCCAGCTCAGCGAGAAAACATTCAAAGTCCCTGTCGACCTTTTCACGGAAAATCGCCATCGCCTCGTCGACGCGCTTAAATCCAAGGTTCCAGCTAATTCAGTAGTTCTTCTGCAAGGCGGCGTCGAAAAGAATCGCTACAACACAGATGCCGCTGATCTTCCATTCCGTCAAGAATCCTACTTCTTCTGGACGTTCGGTGTCAACGAGAGCGAATTCTACGGAGCAATTGACGTGAGGTCCGGCGGAAAAACGACACTTTTCGCTCCCCGCCTCGACCCGAGCTACGCGATTTGggatggaaaaatcaataatgagCAGTTTTTCAAGGAGAAATATGCGGTTGATGAGGTGGTATTCAACGATAAAACCACGACGATCGCTGAGAAATTGAAGGAATTGTCTGCAAAACACGTTTATTTGCTGAGAGCCGAGAACACTGATTCCGGAGATGTGCTCGCCGAGCCGAAATTCGCTGGAAGTGGAGATTTCCAGCTTGACACGGAGCTTCTCTACAAGGAAATGGCCGAGCTGAGAGTTGTCAAGACGGAGAAGGAGATTGGTGTGATGAGATATGCTAGTAAAATCGCGTCGGAAGCTCACCGAGCCGCGATGAAGCACATGCGGCCAGGGCTCTATGAGTATCAGCTGGAG AGTCTGTTCCGTCACACATCCTACTACCACGGAGGCTGCCGACATCTCGCCTACACCTGCATCGCCGCCACCGGCTGCAACGGCTCAGTGCTTCACTACGGCCACGCGAATGCTCCAAACGACAAGTTCATCAAGGACGGCGACATGTGCCTTTTCGATATGGGACCCGAATACAACTGCTACGCATCAGACATCACCACCTCATTCCCGTCAAACGGAAAATTCAccgaaaaacagaaaatcgtGTACAACGCTGTGCTCGCCGCCAATCTTGCCGTCTTGAAAGCGGCAAAACCGGGCGTTCGCTGGACGGATATGCACATTTTGTCGGAAAAAGTGATTCTGGAGCATCTCAAGCAGGCTGGGCTCATCGTCGGCGACATTGATAAGGCTGTGGAGGCACGTGTAGGCGCGGTCTTCATGCCTCATGGATTGGGACACTTGATCGGGTTGGATGTGCACGATTGTGGAGGATATATGGGTGATGCGACGCCGAGATCAACGCTTCCCGGGCTCAAGAGCCTCAGAACGACGAGAACGCTGATGGAGAGAATG GCAATCACCATCGAACCCGGCTGCTATTTCATTGATTTCCTGCTCAACGAGGCGCTCGCCGACCCGAAAAAGAGCGAATTCCTCGTCAAATCCGAAATCGACAAGTACCGCGGATCAGGCGGCGTCCGTATCGAGGATGACGTCATCATTCGTGCTTCTGGTAACGAGAATCTGAGCGATCTTCCACGAACCGTCGAGGAGATCGAGAACTTCATGGCTAGTGGAGGCGAATGGACGGAGAAGGTCATCGAATCTCGTGTCTCTGATTTCTTGTCCAAGTGA
- the Y92H12BL.6 gene encoding Transposase (Confirmed by transcript evidence), with the protein VSHHHHQTKVNRTKLTRLTA; encoded by the coding sequence GTGagccatcatcatcatcaaacaAAAGTGAACCGAACAAAATTAACCCGACTAACTGCCTAA
- the K12C11.1 gene encoding Peptidase M24 domain-containing protein (Confirmed by transcript evidence): MCLFDMGPEYNCYASDITTSFPSNGKFTEKQKIVYNAVLAANLAVLKAAKPGVRWTDMHILSEKVILEHLKQAGLIVGDIDKAVEARVGAVFMPHGLGHLIGLDVHDCGGYMGDATPRSTLPGLKSLRTTRTLMERMAITIEPGCYFIDFLLNEALADPKKSEFLVKSEIDKYRGSGGVRIEDDVIIRASGNENLSDLPRTVEEIENFMASGGEWTEKVIESRVSDFLSK, encoded by the exons ATGTGCCTTTTCGATATGGGACCCGAATACAACTGCTACGCATCAGACATCACCACCTCATTCCCGTCAAACGGAAAATTCAccgaaaaacagaaaatcgtGTACAACGCTGTGCTCGCCGCCAATCTTGCCGTCTTGAAAGCGGCAAAACCGGGCGTTCGCTGGACGGATATGCACATTTTGTCGGAAAAAGTGATTCTGGAGCATCTCAAGCAGGCTGGGCTCATCGTCGGCGACATTGATAAGGCTGTGGAGGCACGTGTAGGCGCGGTCTTCATGCCTCATGGATTGGGACACTTGATCGGGTTGGATGTGCACGATTGTGGAGGATATATGGGTGATGCGACGCCGAGATCAACGCTTCCCGGGCTCAAGAGCCTCAGAACGACGAGAACGCTGATGGAGAGAATG GCAATCACCATCGAACCCGGCTGCTATTTCATTGATTTCCTGCTCAACGAGGCGCTCGCCGACCCGAAAAAGAGCGAATTCCTCGTCAAATCCGAAATCGACAAGTACCGCGGATCAGGCGGCGTCCGTATCGAGGATGACGTCATCATTCGTGCTTCTGGTAACGAGAATCTGAGCGATCTTCCACGAACCGTCGAGGAGATCGAGAACTTCATGGCTAGTGGAGGCGAATGGACGGAGAAGGTCATCGAATCTCGTGTCTCTGATTTCTTGTCCAAGTGA
- the Y92H12BL.1 gene encoding TRAM domain-containing protein (Confirmed by transcript evidence): MILAFPTETLEDFEESMELVRKYKFPSLFINQYYPRSGTPAARLKKIDTVEARKRTAAMSELFRSYTRYTDERIGELHRVLVTEVAADKLHGVGHNKSYEQILVPLEYCKMGEWIEVRVTAVTKFSMISKPASIQEDQQPLSLMHLFPLAVFCLVLITLYSVDRFLYPGFFEEWLPFLADAHHDEQQAEMWEHHDNSDPVFYE, encoded by the exons ATGATTCTCGCATTCCCGACCGAAACTTTGGAAGATTTCGAAGAAAGTATGGAACTTGTCCGGAAATACAAATTCCCATCTCTATTCATCAATCAATATTATCCGAGAAGCGGTACTCCGGCCGCACggctcaaaaaaatcgatacggTTGAAGCGAGAAAACGGACGGCCGCAATGTCTGAATTGTTCAGGTCGTACACAAGATATACTGACGAACGAATCGGAGAACTTCATCGTGTTCTTGTGACGGAAGTTGCGGCGG ACAAACTTCACGGAGTTGGCCATAACAAGAGCTACGAGCAGATTCTCGTTCCCCTCGAGTACTGTAAAATGGGAGAATGGATCGAAGTCCGGGTGACTGCTGTGACCAAATTCAGTATGATCTCTAAGCCCGCGTCGATTCAGGAAGATCAGCAGCCGCTGAGCCTTATGCACCTCTTCCCACTTGCAGTATTCTGCCTCGTACTCATCACTCTCTACTCGGTCGATCGATTCTTGTACCCGGGATTCTTTGAAGAATGGCTTCCGTTCTTGGCTGATGCTCATCATGATGAGCAGCAGGCCGAGATGTGGGAGCACCACGACAACTCGGATCCCgttttttatgaataa
- the Y92H12BL.1 gene encoding Threonylcarbamoyladenosine tRNA methylthiotransferase (Confirmed by transcript evidence), whose protein sequence is MAGCVSQAAPSEPWLQNVSIVGVKQIDRIVEVVGETLKGNKVRLLTRNRPDAVLSLPKMRKNELIEVLSISTGCLNNCTYCKTKMARGDLVSYPLADLVEQARAAFHDEGVKELWLTSEDLGAWGRDIGLVLPDLLRELVKVIPDGSMMRLGMTNPPYILDHLEEIAEILNHPKVYAFLHIPVQSASDAVLNDMKREYSRRHFEQIADYMIANVPNIYIATDMILAFPTETLEDFEESMELVRKYKFPSLFINQYYPRSGTPAARLKKIDTVEARKRTAAMSELFRSYTRYTDERIGELHRVLVTEVAADKLHGVGHNKSYEQILVPLEYCKMGEWIEVRVTAVTKFSMISKPASIQEDQQPLSLMHLFPLAVFCLVLITLYSVDRFLYPGFFEEWLPFLADAHHDEQQAEMWEHHDNSDPVFYE, encoded by the exons ATGGCTGGATGTGTGTCACAGGCGGCACCAAGTGAACCGTGGCTTCAGAATGTTTCGATTGTTGGTGTTAAGCAGATTGATCGAATTGTTGAAGTTGTTGGCGAGACGTTGAAGGGCAATAAG gTGCGCCTGCTCACCAGAAACCGTCCGGACGCCGTTCTAAGCCTtccaaaaatgcgaaaaaacgAGCTAATCGAAGTGCTCTCCATCTCCACCGGTTGCCTTAACAATTGCACATATTGCAAGACAAAAATGGCTCGAGGAGATCTTGTCAGTTATCCGTTGGCTGATTTAGTTGAACAAGCAAGAGCAGCATTTCATGATGAAGGAGTTAAAGAGCTATGGTTGACATCAGAAGATCTTGGTGCATGGGGAAGAGATATTGGATTAGTTTTGCCGGATTTATTGAGAGAATTGGTCAAAGTGATTCCGGATGGAAGTATGATGAGATTGGGAATGACTAATCCACCATATATTTTGGATCATTTGGAG gaaaTCGCAGAAATCCTGAATCATCCGAAAGTGTACGCTTTCCTGCATATTCCGGTGCAAAGTGCCTCAGATGCTGTGCTCAACGACATGAAACGAGAATATTCACGACgacattttgaacaaattgcCGATTATATGATTGCGAA tgtCCCCAACATCTACATCGCCACAGACATGATTCTCGCATTCCCGACCGAAACTTTGGAAGATTTCGAAGAAAGTATGGAACTTGTCCGGAAATACAAATTCCCATCTCTATTCATCAATCAATATTATCCGAGAAGCGGTACTCCGGCCGCACggctcaaaaaaatcgatacggTTGAAGCGAGAAAACGGACGGCCGCAATGTCTGAATTGTTCAGGTCGTACACAAGATATACTGACGAACGAATCGGAGAACTTCATCGTGTTCTTGTGACGGAAGTTGCGGCGG ACAAACTTCACGGAGTTGGCCATAACAAGAGCTACGAGCAGATTCTCGTTCCCCTCGAGTACTGTAAAATGGGAGAATGGATCGAAGTCCGGGTGACTGCTGTGACCAAATTCAGTATGATCTCTAAGCCCGCGTCGATTCAGGAAGATCAGCAGCCGCTGAGCCTTATGCACCTCTTCCCACTTGCAGTATTCTGCCTCGTACTCATCACTCTCTACTCGGTCGATCGATTCTTGTACCCGGGATTCTTTGAAGAATGGCTTCCGTTCTTGGCTGATGCTCATCATGATGAGCAGCAGGCCGAGATGTGGGAGCACCACGACAACTCGGATCCCgttttttatgaataa